One Mycobacteriales bacterium genomic window carries:
- a CDS encoding SDR family oxidoreductase, with product MSVELSGAVVVVTGGASGIGRALALRLADEGASAVIVADLDHDGAARVAVEIGSAGVGIGVDVAIESDLAGLVDRVEREYGPIDVWCSNAGIGRGDGLGHDEDWERSFRIHVMAHVFAARCVLPGMASRGRGHFLITASAAGLLIQMDSAPYSVTKHGSVALAEWLAIRYGGTGVGFSCLCPQGVRTPMMAAAGPESATLAAGGMIEPEQVAEAVVGAIRDGHFLVLPHPEVADYERRRAADRDRWLVGMRRVAAKLGIAESG from the coding sequence GTGAGCGTCGAGTTGTCCGGTGCGGTCGTCGTCGTTACCGGCGGCGCGAGCGGTATCGGCCGTGCACTGGCCTTGCGCCTTGCCGACGAGGGCGCCAGCGCCGTCATCGTCGCCGATCTGGATCACGATGGGGCCGCCCGGGTGGCCGTCGAGATCGGCTCCGCCGGCGTGGGCATCGGGGTCGATGTCGCGATCGAGTCCGATCTGGCCGGACTCGTCGATCGGGTCGAGCGGGAGTACGGGCCGATCGACGTGTGGTGCTCGAACGCTGGGATCGGGCGCGGTGACGGGCTCGGCCACGACGAGGATTGGGAGCGCTCGTTTCGGATTCATGTCATGGCCCACGTCTTCGCAGCCAGGTGCGTACTGCCCGGGATGGCAAGTCGCGGGCGCGGTCATTTTCTGATCACTGCGTCAGCCGCTGGCCTGCTCATCCAGATGGACAGCGCGCCGTATTCGGTGACGAAGCACGGCTCGGTGGCGCTCGCCGAATGGCTTGCGATCCGTTATGGCGGGACGGGCGTTGGCTTCTCCTGCCTGTGCCCGCAGGGTGTCCGCACCCCGATGATGGCGGCGGCCGGTCCCGAGTCGGCGACCCTGGCGGCCGGCGGGATGATCGAGCCGGAGCAGGTGGCCGAGGCGGTCGTCGGCGCGATCCGGGACGGACACTTCCTGGTCTTGCCGCACCCGGAGGTGGCTGACTACGAGCGTCGGCGGGCGGCGGATCGGGACCGGTGGCTCGTCGGGATGCGGCGGGTGGCGGCGAAGCTCGGTATCGCGGAGTCCGGCTAG
- a CDS encoding zinc ABC transporter substrate-binding protein, which translates to MRRILASGVLSLLGLGLLPACSAASADTHGRIAVVAAENMYGDIVEQVGGPHVSVTSLISDPAADPHLFQEGTREGLAVAEARLVVENGLGYDNFMERLLTAAPSSGRVVLTVAKILRVDGADANPHLWYDAPRIALVAQAIARDLGLLDPADAGYFTAQAAVFDRSMSPLLATLDAIRTRFAGAPVAYTERLPGYLLLDAGLVVVTPAAFAQAIEEGNDPSVSALTEMDNLMTERRARVLIYNTQTVSPITEAVRALARAHGVGVVGMSETMPQAEHFQAWQLSQAQALEQALGKAAAG; encoded by the coding sequence GTGCGGCGCATCCTCGCCAGCGGCGTCCTCAGCCTGCTGGGCCTCGGGCTGCTTCCCGCATGCAGTGCGGCCAGCGCCGACACCCATGGGCGGATCGCCGTCGTCGCGGCGGAGAACATGTACGGCGACATCGTCGAACAGGTCGGCGGACCGCATGTCTCGGTGACCAGCCTGATCAGCGATCCCGCCGCGGACCCGCACCTGTTCCAGGAGGGCACCCGGGAGGGACTGGCGGTGGCCGAGGCGCGGCTGGTCGTCGAAAACGGCCTCGGATATGACAATTTCATGGAGCGGCTGCTCACGGCGGCCCCGAGCTCCGGACGAGTCGTGCTGACGGTGGCGAAGATCCTTCGGGTCGACGGAGCGGACGCCAACCCGCACCTGTGGTACGACGCGCCGCGGATCGCGCTGGTCGCGCAAGCGATCGCCCGGGATCTCGGCCTGCTCGACCCCGCCGACGCCGGCTACTTCACGGCCCAGGCCGCGGTATTCGACCGTTCGATGTCGCCCCTGCTCGCCACGCTGGACGCGATCAGGACCAGGTTCGCCGGTGCGCCGGTCGCCTACACCGAACGTTTGCCGGGCTATCTGCTGCTCGACGCCGGACTGGTCGTGGTCACGCCGGCGGCGTTCGCCCAGGCGATCGAGGAAGGCAACGACCCGTCGGTCTCGGCACTCACCGAGATGGACAACCTCATGACCGAGCGACGGGCGCGGGTGCTCATCTACAACACCCAGACCGTCTCCCCGATCACCGAAGCGGTCCGGGCACTGGCCCGCGCGCATGGAGTCGGGGTGGTGGGGATGAGCGAAACGATGCCCCAGGCCGAGCATTTTCAGGCCTGGCAGCTCAGCCAGGCACAGGCCCTCGAGCAGGCCCTAGGGAAAGCGGCCGCCGGATGA
- a CDS encoding ABC transporter ATP-binding protein — translation MSDPVVELERASLRFGERTLWNELTLAVRAGEFLAVLGPNGAGKTTLLRVLLGLTRLTSGRVLVQGRPPRRGSATVGYVPQQRVFDRDLPLRGRDLVRLGLDGHRWGPGWIDRAGRARTDELIAAVGARDYADAPIGLLSGGEQQRLRVAQALLGDPVVLLCDEPLLSLDLFHQREISNLIDARRRAANTAVLFVTHEINPVLPLVDRVLYLVEGRWAVGRPDEVLTSDTLSELYGTTVDVLRVRGRVVVAGAPEVSNDALCDPHHGHLGGGGTEGVC, via the coding sequence ATGAGCGATCCCGTCGTCGAGCTCGAGCGGGCGTCGCTGCGCTTTGGCGAGCGCACGCTGTGGAACGAACTGACCCTGGCGGTGCGAGCCGGCGAGTTCCTGGCCGTGCTCGGCCCCAACGGAGCCGGCAAGACCACCCTGCTGCGGGTCCTGCTCGGTCTCACCCGGCTGACGTCTGGCCGGGTGCTCGTTCAGGGCAGACCACCGCGCCGCGGCAGCGCGACGGTGGGCTATGTGCCTCAGCAACGCGTCTTCGACCGCGACCTTCCCTTGCGTGGCCGCGACCTGGTCCGGCTCGGTCTCGACGGCCACCGCTGGGGGCCCGGCTGGATCGATCGGGCCGGGCGAGCGCGCACCGACGAGCTGATCGCGGCGGTCGGAGCCCGTGACTACGCAGATGCGCCGATCGGACTGCTCTCCGGCGGCGAGCAACAGCGGCTGCGAGTCGCCCAGGCCCTGCTCGGCGACCCGGTGGTCCTGCTCTGCGACGAGCCGCTGCTCTCCCTCGACCTGTTCCACCAGCGTGAGATCAGCAACCTGATCGATGCCCGGCGCCGGGCCGCGAACACGGCCGTCCTGTTCGTGACTCACGAGATCAACCCGGTGCTGCCGCTGGTCGACCGGGTGCTTTACCTGGTCGAGGGCCGCTGGGCGGTCGGACGGCCGGACGAGGTCCTGACCAGCGACACCCTGTCCGAGCTCTACGGAACGACGGTGGACGTGCTGCGGGTACGTGGTCGCGTAGTCGTCGCGGGGGCTCCCGAAGTGAGCAACGACGCGCTCTGCGATCCGCACCACGGCCACCTAGGCGGCGGCGGGACCGAGGGAGTCTGCTGA
- a CDS encoding metal ABC transporter permease yields the protein MFALLLGQHFVQTGLIAAAVVAVVAGAIGPFVISRNMSFAVHAFAELGFTGAAAALLLGLDPTYGVLGGSFLVAGLVGGLGLRGRERDSVIGTVLAFGLGIGVLLLTLYHHYANAAVHLLFGDILTVSPAELRLLVIMAVLALTGLALLYRPLLFASVDPDVAEARGAPLRLLSIAFLCLLALAVAAAVQAVGVLLILSLVITPAAAAQRLTHRPGAAIAVSIGLALVAADGGILLALLHPAWPPSFFITSVSFVCYLAARLAGGRLQARARDRLRARGSDGERRIDGARVEAPA from the coding sequence ATGTTCGCGCTGCTGCTGGGTCAGCACTTCGTGCAGACCGGGTTGATCGCCGCGGCCGTCGTCGCCGTCGTCGCCGGAGCCATCGGCCCCTTCGTCATCAGCCGGAACATGAGCTTCGCCGTCCACGCCTTCGCCGAACTCGGCTTCACCGGAGCCGCCGCCGCCTTGCTGCTCGGCCTCGACCCGACCTACGGCGTGCTTGGCGGGTCGTTCCTGGTCGCCGGGCTGGTCGGGGGACTGGGGCTGCGCGGGCGCGAGCGCGATTCGGTTATCGGTACGGTGCTCGCCTTCGGGCTCGGGATCGGCGTGTTGCTTCTCACGCTCTACCACCACTACGCGAACGCGGCCGTGCACCTGCTGTTCGGCGACATCCTCACCGTCTCGCCCGCCGAACTGCGACTGCTGGTCATCATGGCGGTCCTTGCCCTCACGGGGCTCGCGCTGCTCTACCGGCCGTTGCTGTTCGCCAGCGTGGATCCCGACGTCGCCGAGGCGCGCGGCGCCCCGCTCCGATTGCTCTCGATCGCCTTCCTGTGCCTGCTGGCGCTCGCGGTCGCGGCCGCCGTCCAAGCCGTCGGCGTGCTACTCATCCTCAGCCTGGTCATCACACCGGCGGCCGCGGCGCAAAGGCTGACCCACCGGCCCGGCGCCGCCATCGCGGTCTCGATCGGGCTTGCCCTCGTCGCCGCCGACGGCGGCATCCTGCTCGCGTTGCTCCACCCGGCCTGGCCACCCAGCTTCTTCATCACCTCGGTGAGCTTCGTCTGCTACCTGGCGGCCCGGCTGGCGGGTGGCCGGTTACAGGCCAGGGCCAGGGACCGGTTGCGCGCGCGCGGATCGGACGGCGAGCGTCGGATCGACGGCGCGAGAGTCGAGGCCCCAGCGTGA
- a CDS encoding transcriptional repressor — MTTVSAHGARPARDTRQRRAVEAALGRADGFRSAQDIHADLRAAGQRVGLTTVYRALQALADTGSVDTLRADDGENLYRRCGSVSHHHHLVCRGCGLTVEVESTAVERWAEGIAARHGFTEIRHSVEVSGSCTGCARAGSGIR; from the coding sequence GTGACCACGGTCTCGGCCCACGGCGCGCGGCCCGCCCGCGACACCCGCCAGCGCCGCGCCGTCGAGGCGGCACTCGGCCGGGCCGACGGGTTCCGCAGCGCCCAGGACATCCACGCCGACCTGCGGGCCGCGGGCCAGCGGGTCGGGCTCACCACCGTCTACCGTGCCCTGCAAGCACTCGCCGACACCGGCTCCGTCGACACCTTGCGGGCGGATGACGGCGAGAACCTCTACCGCCGCTGCGGCTCCGTGAGCCATCATCACCATCTGGTGTGTCGCGGCTGCGGCCTCACCGTCGAGGTCGAGTCCACCGCGGTGGAGCGCTGGGCGGAGGGGATCGCCGCCCGGCACGGTTTCACCGAGATCCGGCACTCGGTCGAGGTGTCCGGCAGCTGCACCGGGTGCGCCCGCGCCGGCTCCGGAATCCGGTGA
- a CDS encoding type II CAAX endopeptidase family protein, which produces MTEAAGPLPSRPVLSREIWLVFALSLGADGAVALVRFLDDLAHGGLARQQAILNSSLAPGRPWLDLALQLLSIAITLVPVALVAHFLGRSGEGLAVLGLDRRRPGSDLARGTVLAAIVGGTGLGFYLASRAAGVNLTVVPETLPAIWWRIPVLLLSAAQDGLLEETLVAGYLLHRLRQLGWGENRALLVSAVLRGSYHLYQGLGGFAGNLVMGLLFGRLYQRWGRVAPLVVAHTLIDAVAFVGYVLLAGHVSWLPAPRAG; this is translated from the coding sequence GTGACCGAAGCTGCGGGCCCACTCCCCTCCCGCCCGGTACTCAGCCGAGAAATCTGGCTCGTCTTCGCCCTGTCGCTCGGCGCGGACGGAGCCGTGGCCCTGGTCCGTTTCCTCGACGATCTGGCGCACGGCGGCCTGGCCCGCCAGCAGGCGATCCTCAACAGCTCGCTGGCCCCAGGTCGACCCTGGCTCGACCTCGCCCTGCAACTGCTGTCCATCGCGATCACCCTGGTGCCGGTCGCGCTGGTCGCGCACTTCCTCGGCCGCTCCGGCGAGGGACTCGCCGTCTTGGGCCTGGATCGGCGCCGGCCCGGCTCCGACCTCGCCCGCGGCACCGTGCTGGCCGCGATCGTGGGCGGAACCGGGCTGGGCTTCTACCTGGCCAGCCGCGCCGCCGGAGTCAACCTCACGGTAGTGCCGGAAACCCTGCCGGCGATCTGGTGGCGGATCCCGGTCCTGCTGCTCTCGGCCGCGCAGGACGGCCTCCTCGAGGAAACCCTCGTTGCGGGCTATTTGCTCCACCGGCTGCGCCAACTCGGCTGGGGAGAGAACCGTGCCCTGCTGGTCAGCGCGGTCCTGCGCGGCTCGTACCACCTCTACCAGGGGCTCGGTGGATTCGCCGGGAACCTGGTGATGGGTCTGCTCTTCGGCCGCCTCTACCAGCGCTGGGGCCGGGTCGCTCCGCTCGTGGTCGCGCACACTCTGATCGACGCGGTGGCGTTCGTGGGATACGTCCTACTCGCCGGGCATGTCAGCTGGCTGCCGGCGCCCCGCGCGGGGTAG
- a CDS encoding DUF2277 domain-containing protein — protein MCRSIKTLRPPFTEDVGPEDIHAAALQYVRKVAGMRQPSRRNDAAFTRAVDDIAGATRVLLGELGVGRSDPATPRGAPAAS, from the coding sequence GTGTGCCGGAGTATCAAGACCCTGCGCCCGCCGTTCACGGAGGACGTGGGTCCGGAAGACATCCACGCCGCCGCCTTGCAGTACGTGCGCAAAGTTGCCGGCATGCGCCAGCCGTCGCGGCGCAACGACGCCGCGTTCACCCGGGCGGTCGACGACATCGCCGGGGCAACCCGGGTGCTGCTCGGTGAGCTCGGCGTCGGGCGGTCCGATCCAGCTACCCCGCGCGGGGCGCCGGCAGCCAGCTGA
- a CDS encoding amidase, protein MDDTESIAELQRQLGDGGLTSVELVGRLMQRIEDIDTSGPRIRSVLASNPDAAADAERLDAERSAGRVRGPLHGIPVLVKDNIDTIGALPTTAGSTALVTSAPTTEATVVSRLRAAGTIVLGKTNLSEWANIRSNQSASGWSAVGGLTVNPHALDRSAGGSSSGSGAAVAAGLSPIALGTETDGSILCPAALCGVVGVKPTVGLTSRAGVVPISHTQDTVGPLARSVRDAALVLDVIAGPDPRDPMTAGAPDGGYRDQLDRGAAGLRVGVARPMTWGRHPALDALAEAATAALASAGAVIVGDVELDAPETLGDDEFTVLLHEFKAEVEGYLATRGGHCPTTLAAVIEHNTEDPRELAWFGQDMFERAATTQGLGAPEYLEALARCRRAGREDGIDRVLAEHRLDALIAPAYPPAWKIDLVNGDPGGLYSMSQLPAVAGYPAVTVPIGLVHGLPVGLALFGTAWSEAVLLRLALAVEDGLGPGPAPQFRAPAAG, encoded by the coding sequence GTGGACGACACGGAATCGATCGCCGAACTCCAACGACAGCTCGGCGACGGCGGGTTGACGTCGGTCGAGCTCGTCGGTCGGCTGATGCAACGGATCGAGGACATCGACACATCCGGCCCGCGGATCCGGTCCGTGCTGGCATCGAACCCGGACGCCGCCGCCGATGCCGAGCGGCTGGACGCCGAACGGTCCGCGGGTCGGGTCCGGGGACCGCTGCACGGCATTCCGGTCCTGGTCAAGGACAACATCGACACGATCGGCGCGCTTCCGACGACCGCCGGTTCCACGGCGCTGGTCACCAGCGCCCCGACAACGGAGGCCACCGTCGTCTCCCGGCTCCGCGCGGCCGGAACGATCGTGCTCGGCAAGACCAACCTCTCCGAATGGGCGAACATCCGGTCGAACCAGTCGGCCAGCGGATGGAGCGCGGTGGGTGGTCTCACCGTGAATCCGCACGCACTCGACCGCAGTGCCGGCGGATCCAGCTCCGGCTCCGGCGCGGCCGTGGCCGCCGGGCTCAGCCCGATCGCACTGGGCACGGAGACCGACGGCTCGATCCTGTGCCCGGCGGCGCTTTGCGGAGTGGTCGGGGTGAAACCGACGGTGGGCCTCACCAGTCGGGCCGGGGTGGTGCCGATCTCGCACACTCAGGACACGGTCGGCCCACTAGCCCGTTCGGTCCGCGACGCCGCCCTGGTGCTCGACGTGATCGCCGGCCCCGATCCGCGCGACCCGATGACCGCCGGGGCCCCCGACGGTGGTTACCGCGACCAACTCGACCGAGGAGCAGCCGGCCTCCGGGTCGGCGTCGCCCGACCGATGACCTGGGGCCGCCACCCGGCTCTCGACGCCCTGGCCGAGGCGGCTACGGCCGCCCTCGCGTCCGCCGGAGCCGTCATCGTCGGCGACGTCGAACTCGACGCCCCGGAGACACTCGGCGACGACGAGTTCACCGTGCTCCTCCACGAGTTCAAGGCGGAAGTCGAGGGGTATCTCGCCACCCGGGGCGGGCACTGTCCGACGACGCTGGCCGCCGTGATCGAGCACAACACCGAGGACCCCCGGGAACTGGCCTGGTTCGGCCAGGACATGTTCGAGCGGGCAGCGACCACCCAGGGACTGGGCGCGCCCGAATACCTGGAGGCGCTCGCCCGCTGCCGTCGAGCGGGCCGCGAGGACGGGATCGACCGGGTCCTGGCCGAGCATCGTCTCGACGCGTTGATCGCACCGGCCTACCCGCCGGCCTGGAAGATCGACCTGGTCAACGGTGACCCCGGCGGCCTCTACTCGATGTCCCAGCTTCCCGCCGTCGCCGGCTACCCGGCCGTCACCGTCCCGATCGGCCTGGTGCACGGCCTCCCCGTCGGCCTTGCGCTGTTCGGAACGGCCTGGTCGGAGGCGGTGCTGCTTCGGTTGGCCCTGGCCGTCGAGGACGGGCTCGGCCCGGGGCCGGCCCCGCAATTCCGCGCCCCCGCGGCCGGCTGA
- a CDS encoding ferredoxin reductase produces MGVIAPITSRSRRAAAGAGAAVAGATALEVRRRLADGGGVRAILPTSDFVRGVARRMTTPLLPDDYLHMLNPLWTAREIRGRVVEVIPETEDAATLVIQPGWGWSVDYQAGQYVGIGVSLDGRWHWRSYSLSSPSTRGRGRISITVKAMPEGFLSAHLVSGLEPGTIVRLALPQGEFVLPNPPPAKILFWTGGSGITPVMSMLRTMRRRGTLPDVVHIHAAPSHDQVIFRDELRALAANEPGLKLVVNIDEVDGVLDVARLAEVCPDWKEREAWVCGPGPMLNAAEQHWSREQVGHRLHLERFSVTLSSSAEGGHVVFARSGKEADLDGATTLLEAGEAAGVPMPFGCRMGICHTCVLPLKSGRVKDLRNGEEYTGNQRIQTCVTAAAGDCVLEI; encoded by the coding sequence ATGGGGGTCATCGCCCCGATCACCAGCCGAAGCCGCCGAGCGGCCGCCGGCGCGGGTGCCGCTGTCGCCGGGGCCACGGCCCTCGAGGTCCGCCGCCGGCTCGCTGACGGGGGCGGGGTAAGGGCGATCCTGCCGACGAGCGACTTCGTCCGCGGCGTGGCCAGGCGGATGACCACCCCGCTGCTGCCCGACGACTACCTGCACATGCTCAATCCGCTTTGGACCGCCCGGGAGATCCGCGGACGGGTCGTCGAGGTGATCCCGGAAACCGAGGACGCCGCGACGCTCGTCATCCAGCCCGGCTGGGGCTGGTCGGTGGACTACCAGGCGGGCCAGTACGTGGGCATCGGGGTCAGCCTCGACGGCAGGTGGCATTGGCGGTCCTACTCGTTGAGCTCTCCTTCGACACGTGGCAGAGGGCGCATCAGCATCACGGTCAAGGCGATGCCCGAGGGGTTCCTCTCCGCCCACCTGGTGAGCGGCCTCGAGCCTGGAACGATCGTCCGGTTGGCGTTGCCGCAGGGCGAGTTCGTATTGCCCAACCCACCCCCCGCGAAGATCTTGTTCTGGACGGGCGGCAGCGGGATCACGCCCGTCATGTCGATGCTGCGGACGATGCGCCGCCGCGGCACGTTGCCAGACGTCGTGCACATCCATGCGGCGCCGAGCCATGACCAGGTCATCTTCCGAGACGAGCTGCGCGCCCTGGCCGCGAATGAGCCCGGGTTGAAGCTGGTGGTGAACATCGACGAGGTGGACGGGGTCCTCGACGTCGCTCGTCTGGCCGAGGTCTGCCCGGACTGGAAGGAACGCGAAGCTTGGGTGTGTGGCCCGGGCCCGATGTTGAACGCCGCGGAGCAACATTGGAGCAGGGAACAGGTCGGACACCGGCTGCACCTGGAGCGGTTCTCGGTCACGCTGTCCTCGTCCGCCGAGGGCGGCCACGTCGTCTTCGCCCGATCCGGCAAGGAGGCCGACCTCGACGGGGCGACGACCCTGCTCGAGGCCGGCGAGGCCGCCGGCGTGCCGATGCCCTTCGGCTGCCGGATGGGGATCTGCCATACCTGTGTGCTCCCGTTGAAGTCGGGCCGGGTGAAGGACCTTCGCAACGGCGAGGAGTACACGGGCAACCAACGCATCCAAACCTGCGTCACGGCTGCGGCCGGCGACTGCGTACTCGAGATCTGA
- a CDS encoding acyl-CoA desaturase, with amino-acid sequence MAISDVKTFAHLTEADVEALGREFDTIRRDVEDSLGRNDAAYIRRIIYIQRRLAVAARCTLFASALPPAWVIGTLALATAKILENMEIGHNVMHGQWDWMNDPEIHSGTWEWDTTCPAEHWKHSHNFVHHTFTNVLGRDNDVGYGILRVTRDQKWHPINLGQPIYNALLALLFEWGVAFHDLDIGSIRKGRKDPAELRRQTRGIWRKVRRQVGKDYLIFPLLSGPAFLSTLTATATANIIRNLWSYMIIFCGHFPDGAEKFTEEQLENETKPEWYLRQLLGSANFEGGRLLHVLSGSLGYQIEHHLFPDLPSNRYPEIAERVRGLCEKFDVPYTTGPLYRQYGQTLRTILRLTLPSGSPAGGGPRGRAPRASAEQLGRHAGTVAPQAAVA; translated from the coding sequence ATGGCCATCTCCGACGTGAAGACGTTCGCCCATCTGACCGAAGCCGACGTGGAGGCCCTCGGTCGGGAGTTCGACACGATCCGCCGGGATGTGGAGGACTCCCTCGGTCGCAACGATGCGGCCTACATCCGCCGGATCATCTACATCCAACGCCGGCTCGCCGTGGCGGCGCGATGCACCCTGTTCGCCAGCGCATTACCGCCGGCCTGGGTGATCGGGACGTTGGCCCTCGCCACGGCCAAGATCCTCGAGAACATGGAGATCGGTCACAACGTGATGCACGGCCAGTGGGACTGGATGAACGACCCCGAGATCCATTCCGGTACCTGGGAGTGGGACACCACCTGCCCGGCCGAGCATTGGAAGCACTCGCACAACTTCGTGCACCACACGTTCACCAACGTGCTGGGTCGGGACAACGACGTCGGCTACGGGATTCTGCGAGTGACGCGGGACCAGAAGTGGCATCCGATCAACCTCGGCCAGCCGATCTACAACGCCCTTCTTGCGCTGTTGTTCGAGTGGGGCGTGGCCTTCCACGACCTCGACATCGGCAGCATCCGTAAGGGCAGGAAGGATCCGGCGGAACTCAGGCGCCAGACGCGCGGAATCTGGCGGAAGGTTCGTCGGCAAGTCGGCAAGGACTACCTCATCTTTCCGCTCCTGTCCGGGCCCGCCTTCCTCTCGACACTGACCGCGACTGCGACTGCCAACATCATCCGCAACCTCTGGTCCTACATGATCATCTTCTGCGGGCATTTCCCGGACGGAGCCGAAAAGTTCACCGAGGAGCAACTCGAGAACGAGACCAAGCCCGAGTGGTACTTGCGTCAGCTGCTGGGGTCCGCCAACTTCGAGGGCGGCCGGTTGCTCCACGTCCTGTCCGGCAGTCTGGGCTACCAGATCGAGCATCATCTGTTCCCCGATCTGCCGAGCAATCGTTACCCGGAGATCGCGGAACGGGTCCGCGGATTGTGCGAGAAGTTCGATGTGCCCTACACGACCGGGCCCCTGTACCGACAGTACGGGCAGACGCTGCGCACCATCCTGCGACTCACGCTGCCGAGTGGCTCCCCCGCCGGGGGCGGCCCGCGCGGTCGAGCCCCGCGGGCGAGTGCTGAGCAGTTGGGCCGGCACGCCGGCACGGTCGCCCCGCAGGCCGCCGTGGCGTGA